The Impatiens glandulifera chromosome 3, dImpGla2.1, whole genome shotgun sequence genome contains a region encoding:
- the LOC124930204 gene encoding uncharacterized protein LOC124930204 produces the protein MDRGQEEIHFIGLLGIFIESLSIITSWRKVFTRIVVIIILPLSIIFLAHVQISELLFSEILRNQDVLDQTRVDTEKYVDLLDMISSEWFVFWVFKILYFVFFLLLSLLSTSAVVYTIACLYTSKEMPSFYELMTSVVPRVWKRLVVTFLWNFVIVFMYNVVAIIVFILSGFFVSLKAVGFVILFFIALLYLTGFVYINIIWHLASVVSVLEDVYGIQAMIKSKGLIKGKLRVAGIIFLTLNLFFVGIQITYQQYVVAEDSLWCKMLLGMLYLSLLVILILLGLVIQTVFYFICKSYHHETINKLSLMDHLEAYLGHYVPLDSNDVQLEKLHV, from the coding sequence ATGGATAGAGGGCAAGAAGAAATCCACTTCATTGGGCTCTTGGGCATTTTCATTGAGTCTCTTAGCATCATTACTTCATGGCGAAAGGTCTTCACCAGAATAGTTGTCATCATCATCCTTCCCCTTTCTATCATCTTCTTAGCCCATGTCCAAATCTCCGAGCTTCTCTTCTCGGAGATACTTCGTAACCAAGATGTCCTTGATCAAACCCGAGTAGACACTGAGAAGTACGTAGATTTGTTAGACATGATCTCATCTGAATGGTTTGTCTTTTGGGTCTTCAAGATTTTGTACTTCGTGTTCTTCCTTCTCCTTTCCCTCCTCTCAACCTCTGCCGTTGTTTACACGATTGCATGTCTTTACACCTCCAAGGAGATGCCTTCTTTCTATGAGCTCATGACTAGCGTTGTTCCTAGGGTTTGGAAAAGGCTCGTTGTCACATTCCTATGGAACTTTGTCATTGTTTTTATGTATAATGTTGTGGCTATCATTGTCTTTATCTTGTCGGGGTTCTTTGTCTCGCTTAAGGCGGTAGGATTTGTCATCCTATTTTTTATTGCGTTATTATACTTGACGGGTTTTGTATATATCAACATAATATGGCATCTAGCAAGTGTTGTCTCGGTTTTGGAGGATGTGTATGGAATTCAAGCAATGATCAAAAGCAAGGGTTTGATAAAGGGTAAATTGAGAGTGGCAGGTATTATCTTCCTCACGCTCAACCTTTTCTTTGTCGGGATTCAAATTACATACCAACAATATGTTGTGGCCGAGGATTCATTGTGGTGCAAAATGCTGTTAGGAATGCTTTACTTGAGCCTCCTTGTCATCTTGATCTTACTAGGTTTAGTCATCCAAACCGTGTTTTATTTTATCTGCAAATCTTACCATCACGAGACCATCAATAAGTTGTCATTGATGGATCATCTCGAGGCTTATTTAGGACATTATGTTCCTCTCGATTCCAATGATGTTCAACTTGAGAAACTTCACGTTTAA